TGGAACACACTCAAAAAATTAATTCTAACAATAATTTTAATGTCAATTAAGGAGGATGTATGTTTAAAGTAATATGCAAAATATTTTTTATTTTTTTGTTGTTATTACCATCATGGGTAATCGCTGAAGAAAATTGGGGGATTTATTTTACGGGCACTAATCGAGATGAAATAACATCGGGAGTAGCTAACATTAATAGTAAAACTGATATGATTCCAGTTGGGATTTCATACAACGATAATAAAATTTATTTTATGTTTATCAAAGATCCATCCTTGAATGCTACAAATTATTGGATTGATTTTATTGATTATAATTCATCTTCTGCTCAGATAGAGGGGGCAATTCAAAAAAAAGTTAACGAGGGATGGGTTCCTTTTGATTTAACATATACCCAGTCTGAGATTCTTGTTCTATATTTAAAATGCTCAGTAGTCCTTCAAGAATGGCTTATTGTTCCATGCCAAAATAACTGGGAATCCATTCAAAAAACTGTTAGTCAACAGAAAGGTTTTTTTCCCCTTGGGATGAGTTTTGATAAAACAAATGCTTATCTTCTTCTTATTCGAGCTGAATCAAAAGTAAGCGAATGGCTGATCAAAAATTGCGGGGAAAATAATCCTGCTATTAACGCTTCTATAAATAAATCTATTAAGGAAGGTTATACACCTTATGGATTTGAATATAAAGGTAATCAAGTAGGGGCGGTCTTTTTAAAATGAATATAGCCTTTTTTACTTTTTAGGGCAGGTAACTTATATCTGCCCTTTAGCGACTACAAGAGTCTCCTCCGGCATAGGATAATTAGTATTGGAAATTTAAAATTAGTTACATTTTGAAATTATTACTTATTTTTTGATAATAAAAAGCTTCCTCTATGTTTCCGTGTTTTAGACAGCCTTTAGAATAAATCGAACATTTTTTATGAAGCACATATAGAGCGGCTTTATAATACTCATCTGATAATCCGCTTTTCAATATTTTTTCTATAGCTTTAATTCTATAACTATCAAGGCATGGCTGTCTTGATAGTTGATCATAATGTCCCCCATATTTAAATAGACAATCTTTTTCAATTAGATGAACTGGATATCTGCAAGTTACCCTGAGCCATAAATCATAATCTTCACAAGCTGGCAAGCTTTCATCGAATAGGCCTATTTCTTCGAGTAGACTTTTTTTTAGCATCACAGAAGATGGACTTATAAGGCAAAGTTCAAGGGATTGCTCAAAAATCATTCCTGATAATTTTTTATGCTTATTTTTAGGATTTACTCTTACTCCATTTCGTATCCATATTTCCTCTGTTTGACAAATTAAAGCTTCTGGATTTAAATCAAAAAATTTTATTTGTTCTGAAAGTTTTTGAGGCAACCAAATATCATCTGAATCTAAAAAAGATATGAATTCGCTTTGGGATAATTTTATACCTTTATTACGAGCAGAGCTAACACCTGTATTATCCTGTGTTATAGTTATTATTTTATCGCCATAGGATTTTAAAATTTCTTTTGTGCTATCATAGGATCCGTCATCAACTACTATAAGCTCGAAATTTTTAAAATCTTGGGCAAGGACGGAATCAATTGCTTTTTTTACCGCCCATGCTCTATTAAATGTAGGGATTATTACGCTTACTTTTGGCATAAGTTCATCAATAAAATTTTTATTTTATTATTGTCAACTTAATATAGTTTTATAGAAAAATAAATTAAAAATTTATAAAAGTTTCCTCTGTGTATTCTACTTTGCGCAAATTTATGACCTTAAAATTTAAAAAGTAAAAAATTATTTTGACTTATGATGTCTTTGTGTGAAAAAAAAGCTAATTGATATATATTAAAAAAAGAAATTATTTGAACTATGTGGCATTTCAAAAAAATTGCAATTTATAATAGCTTGAAGTATAAATAATAGCTTGAAGTATAATCGTTTTCTAAAAATCTGCAAATTACTTAGGAATTAATACAAATTTTTAAGGAGAACAAAATTGATCCCAGAAAAAGAGAGCAACGTGCGACTAAGTAACCATAATACTAAAGAAACAAAAAAACAAAGCATAGCCATTATAGGTATTGGTTGTATGTTTCCAGAAGCAAATGGTTATAGACAGTTCTGGCAAAATTTAGTTGATGAAAAAAATTCAATCAAAGAAATTCCTCCTGAAAGATGGGATATAAAAAAATATTATTCTCCTGACAGAGATGAGCCAAATAAAAGTATAAGCAAATGGTGCGGTCTTGTTGATAACATTGATATGTTTGATAATCGTTTCTTTAATATATCCCCGAGAGAAGCAAACAACATGGATCCCCAGCAAAGACTTTTGCTTGAAGTTACATGGCAATGCATTGAAGATTCAGGGGTTGAATTATTAAATCTCCAGAAAAAAATTACATCTGTATTTGTAGGTGTAATGGCTATTGATTACCACCAAGAAGCATCATCTGGAGATGTTATAACAGACAGCTATGCTTGTCTTGGAAACTATAAAGGTATTCTTGCTAATAGAATTTCCTACGCTTTTGGATTAAAAGGTCAAAGTATTTCCATTGACGCGGCTTGTGCATCATCTCTACTTTCAATTCATGAAGCAAAAAGGTCACTTCAAACAGGAGAAAGTGATTATGCAATTGCTGCTGGAGTAAGTCTTTCATTTCACCCTTGGAAGTATATATCATTTTCAAAAGCCAGAATGTTAAGCCCTGATGGGCAATGTAAAACATTTGATAATGATGCCAATGGTTATGTTCCAGGTGATGGCGTAGGAGTGCTTCTTTTAAAACGTCTTGACGAAGCAATAGCCGATAATAATCATATTTACGGTATTATTAAAGGAAGTGCTGTAAATCATGGAGGAAATACTCTATCAATTACAGCTCCAAGAGTTGAATCCCAAAAAGACGTAATTTTAGCCGCTTATGAAGACGCTGGAATTAATCCTGATAATGTAACATATATTGAAGCTCATGGAACAGGCACGTCTCTTGGTGACCCAATTGAAGTTGAAGCTTTGACTCAAGCTTTTTCCAAATTTACAAAGCATATTCAATTTTGTAAAATTGGCTCTGTAAAAAC
The Desulfobacterales bacterium DNA segment above includes these coding regions:
- a CDS encoding glycosyltransferase, with amino-acid sequence MPKVSVIIPTFNRAWAVKKAIDSVLAQDFKNFELIVVDDGSYDSTKEILKSYGDKIITITQDNTGVSSARNKGIKLSQSEFISFLDSDDIWLPQKLSEQIKFFDLNPEALICQTEEIWIRNGVRVNPKNKHKKLSGMIFEQSLELCLISPSSVMLKKSLLEEIGLFDESLPACEDYDLWLRVTCRYPVHLIEKDCLFKYGGHYDQLSRQPCLDSYRIKAIEKILKSGLSDEYYKAALYVLHKKCSIYSKGCLKHGNIEEAFYYQKISNNFKM